DNA sequence from the Bubalus bubalis isolate 160015118507 breed Murrah chromosome 24, NDDB_SH_1, whole genome shotgun sequence genome:
GGCCGGTCTCCACCCTCCTGGATTTAGCTCCACTGGCATCCCCAGCTGCATCCTGGCTGAGCCCCGCCCCTGGGACGGACTTCCCACAGCCACAAACCAAGGGCGATATGCTCCCTTCCACGCAGCCGCAGGTTCCCTTCAGGCGGAGGCCAGGCCCCCCACCAGCAGGGACAGAAGACGCAGGAAGGGCACCGAAGGCCGCCCTGCAGCCCGACTGATCCCGCAGTGACAGTCGCAGTCTCCGGACTTAAGGGGCGCTCTGGGGGGTCTGGAGGCCCGAGGGCCCACAATGGGGGCGGGGCAGTCCAGGAACTTGGGACCCATGGGTTGGGGGGAGTCTGGCTGGGCTTTGATGCTGCCCTTGGGGAAGCGCCAGTAGTGGACGCCCTTAAAGCAGTAGGTGTCCCCTGCGGGGAGGGAGAGGTTTAAGGGGCTGGTCCACGCCTGCCCACCCTTCAAACCCCTCTCTCCGCACCGCTTCTCCCCCTACTCCGGGGTCTGCAGGCCCCACCACCCCACGGCTACTGGGCCCCCACGGCCCGGCCCCCCGGGTGCGCGAGCTCTGCCACCCGTGTCGCTGACGGTGACATCGTCGGGGGCCGGCAGCGCGCCCTCCCAGAGGCTCAGATCGCGCGGGTAGTCGGGGTCCGGGCGCACCGCAGCCTCTTTCTACCGTCCTACTGCCGCTCGGGGATCAGGTAGGTCTTCCCGTTGAGCCGCCAGGAGACACGACGTCCACCTCCGCCCCGGGGGGCAGCTCTGTGAGCAGGCGTGCGGAGCCCTCTAGCAGCCGGTCCTGGAACTACCAGAACTGCGGGCctgcgggcggggcgggggccaGGTGAGGCGCGCTGCGCATGCCCCGCGCTAGCCCGCCACCACCGgaccctgctactgctgctaagtggcttcagtcgtgtctgactctatgcgactccatagacggcagcccaccaggcgcccccatccctgggattctccaggcaagaacactggagtgggttgccatttccctctccaatacaggaaagtggaaagtaaaagtgaagtccctcagtcgtgtcggactctttgccaccccgtggactgcagccttccaggctcctccgtccatgggattttccaggcaagagcactggagtggggtgccatcgccttctctgtaaaAGAAGAGAATCCAGCACTGATTTAGATCCTGAATTCTGTgatgagctggggtgggggcagtcaATACGTGGCCCAGGTCAGACCCAGTCATCACCCAGGAAGGTTGACGAAGCAGTGAACCCAGACTGAGAGGGGACCAGTCAGGGGACCAGTCCACAGTCTTCCCGCCAGCATGAGCTGATGGGAGCCAAGCAGTTCCCGAGAGGAAGGCAGAGGCTCAGGTGTGGAGGAGCGGAGAGGTATTCCAGGTGCAGGAGGGCGTCCCCCTGAAAGTGGGTAGTTCCGCTTCCAGTGTGCTGACTGGAAAGAAGGTGCAGGGGGGCCGACTGTGGAGCATCATCTGTGTGTGAGCAGTGATGTCACCAGGACTTAGGGCACGGTGACCAGGGGTGGTCTCAGGGTTGATTTGGGGTCCCCAGCAATGTGTTGATTGGATTTCACAGAAGTAGGACAAAGAGACAaacatcacagagcactggagaGCCAGGCTGGGGTTCAGCGTCCCGGGGTGGATGGTGGGGTCCGTCCATAAGACCCAAACAGCTTGGCACAGTTGTTGACAGGAGCAGCCTgggctgcctggcacacagactGGGGCCTTCAGGACAGAATGAAGGCTGTCTGGGTGCTCAGCCCTCGGGGGCCCCTCGATCCAAAGTGAAGTGGCAGATGTCTCCCTGCCCTGGCCTGCCCCACAGGGCTTGTCGCTCACAGCCTGGCCAGCCTCCTTGCTGAGGCAACAGCCTCTCTCAGCCCAGCACCTCCATGGCCTTCTCATAAGTCTTCCAGCCCCAGGGCCACCATAACAAAGAACCACAGACTCGTGTAtcaacaacacacatttattctctcacagggCAGCTTAGATGTTGAGGTCAAGGTCTCAGCAGAAACGGTTCCTCTGAGCGCCCTGAGGGAAGCCTGTGTTCCAGGGCTCTCCTAGGCTTTAGATAGCCATCTCCACATAGACAGGTTGTCCTCTCCAGATATTTAAGTGTCTCCTAATCCCCCATTTTCATAAGGTCACCAGTCATAATGGATTAGGGCCCATGCCAAGGACCACGTTTCTCTTAATCCCTTGTAAAGACCACCTCCAGATGACGTGGCATTCAGAGGACTGCAGCATAGGAATTTGGGGACACAGTGCGACTTCTGATATCCTTGAAGGGCAACTGGATTTGGAAAGTATGGGTGTTTCTTGGGCACAGCTAGAAGGGAAACTCTGAGCCTGCGGCCGGGAGGTTCAGTTGTTTACATGTTGGGAGGAAGACAGGGCTACGGGAGTTCCCACATGTCACAGGTTTAGGTTTCAGACTCCTGCAAGACTCCTGGGAAGAACGTTTCCAGGAGAGAGGACAGGTCAACTAAGAGACTGAGGAATTGGGAGAACCAACAGCTTGGGGGGCACTAGTAAGGGATCTGACTGCTAATGAGAGAGATGGAAGACTGGGTTCAATGCCTGCGctcggaagatcccttggagaaggaaatgacagcccactccactatgcttgcctgggaaatcccatggatgagggacctggtgggccacagtctgtggggctaCAGAggcgaacacgactgagcgacagcacTCACAGCGTATCAAGGCGTGGTTATTTCCTGAGCCCACCCACGTGCCAGGGAATGTGGTGGGGCCTTAAGGGACCTGGCTTGAAATAGAGGGGCAGGGCTGCCCCGGAGAAAAAGGAGGGCATCCCAGGCAAAAGGAGCAGCATATGCAGAGATCCCggcaggagagagaggagctTGGCCAGCAGCCAAGGACTATTGCGCAGCCGAGGAGATGCAGAGCAGCGGATGAGACAGAGTCTGACAGGTCAGTGAGAACCTTaggtcctcagttgtgtccgactctgtgccaccccgtggactgtaggctgccaggctcctttcgCCTCTCCCTGAATTCTTTCTgagctgagacataaaggaccaGAGTTCCTCGGATCCCATGAAACACCACCTAACAGTTTCAAATGGCTATCCTATGCTAAATGGAGTACAAAACATCTGCTTTACAGCAAATAACCCACTGAAAACTGCTGTCTATATTTTGCATATGCTAGTTAAAAGGTCAAAGAAGTGAGATGACTGATATTCacataagtaatatttcattgtttcagaATTCTCCATAGGAAGAAACTAGGCCCAAAATCCCTGGAAATTGTACCTATTCCATTAACATCACTCCCTCCTGCACCTTGGAGGACTCTTTCCTCcatatttttattggattttgTTCTGTTACCTCCCGAGTTTATATTGTCCATGCACAAATCACATATCATTGGTCAAAAACTGAAACATTTCTTTGGGAgggaaaatgtttagaaaatgtatttcatgTAACTTACAttgaaatggagaaaagatttaatctaaaaacaacaacaacaaaaataaaaacaaactcataatGACGTTGAAACGGGGAAGAAATTTAACGTTAAACAAAACATCCATACTACTTCTATCAACGGCTATAATCACCATTGTGAGAAGTAGTATATCAGATGTAAGGTcattatgtaaaaagaaaaaaaggaaatagtcaagtgTAGGTTTAGCACAGGGTcactggagaaagcaagggaaagtctgagaaacttgCATACTGATGGGGAGGTGAGGCAGGGACAGGGCCAGGAAGCCAAGGCTGCTCAGGGCCTGGCAGTGGGTGGCTCCTTGCAGCAGGGAACTCAGGCCAGACGTAAGCCTTCCAGAGTCAGGCCTGTCAGAGGGACCCCCTGGAAGTGAAGGGGGAAGGGTGTGGCCGGAATAGGGCTCTGCCACAAGGAACTCCCAGACAGGCTGCTGTCCTCCTCAGACAGGAAGGCGCAGGCCCAGGAGACAGGGAGAGCCTTCTTCCACGTCTCCTGCCCTGCTGGGGCCTCAGCTGACAGCATGCTGGGTCCCTTAGGATGATGAGGGCACTAAAATGCTAACATCAGGGTCAGGGTCCACCACTGCCTCTTGCGAGACCCGCAGCCAGCCCTCAGTGGTCCCCCTCGCTGAGAATCAGCTCAGCGCCCCATCTGACAGGGTCTGGAGCGACAGCAAAGACACTGAGGCATGCTCACCCATGGAAGGCACCTTGGTCCTTGGGGCCTCCAGGCTTCCAAGcctctcccacatccctgggtCAGCAGAGCTTCCCCGTCCCTGACAGACAGGTCAGACCTGGGGAAGGGAAACCTCGCCTGATGCTGTGGTGTCGTCCCTGCAGGACAGGAGGTGAGGGCAGTTAAAGGATGGGTCAAGGGTGAGCAGGAGGGTAAAGGTCGCTTCAGAAGATGGTTTCTGGGAAGGGGATCGTGCAGGGCCTTCTGGATGAGGTGGGGCTCCTCCAGAACCACGTGAGGCTCTTAGACCTGGATGAGGCTTCTGCATAAGAGCTGCCCAACAAAGGAGCAGAAATCTGTGAGCACTTCCCAGAGGGCCTCCACCGCACCGCATACGGCCTGTAGGCAGGCCGCCGCCTTCTCCCACAGCCAGGTGAGCACATCCCAACACCCGGACAGGAAACTCTGCAGAATGCCCAAGAACTGCCGCAGGGCTCTGGCCCAGATACTCTCTTCCGGATTCTGGACCTCCAGAGAGGTGGAGACGGAGCATCTCTGGATTCTGCAGCGTACTTCTTGCCATGCTTCCTGAAGCAAGGGACTGGACTCCTGCAGGGATTCCTGCAGGGATTGTGGGCTATTCAGGGACTCGCCCGGAGCGAGGCAGACCCTGGTCCTGACCTTACGGAGGCCTCCCAGCCCTTGTGAAATGCTGGGACTCAGAAGCCCACGAATCGAAACTGCCTGCTTCTGGCCAAAAGCTCTGCAGACACGAGCACTTCTCCCAGAGACTGGGCCTTGCCCCTCGGTTCCCTTCGAAGAACGAACCCCGGTGCTTGGTTGTACCTGTGTGTACGTGGTCGACCGCTGAACCCAGCACCAGGCCCATGGGGCTCATAGCAGGAAGCTAAGTCCAGGGCTCTGGCCACCGATGCTGAGTCGGGAGGTTGATGCCCGCAAGGCTGCACCACCTGAGATTTCAGGGACCCCCCTTTCATCCCCCACTCCAGGGAGCTCTGTCCACACATAGCAGCCCCAAGGACAAGAGAGACCAGTGGGGAGGGCAAGGAAGGTGCTGAGACAGTGGCTCCAACTCACGGGAAGGTTCTCTTGAATGTGATCTTCCATGACTTTAAAGGTGCCCTTGATGAGTTTCTCCTGGGGAGAGGAAGTGTGCAGTCTGCACTCCTGCCTCCCTGCTGAGGTCAGTGGTCCCCACTGTGGCCTCCCGTGCATCCAGGTGAGTCTGAAGGGAGCCAGGGCCCCAGACTCCATACCCTGGCTGATCCAACTCTGAGGACTACCCTTAGCACGGGGCAAGctccaaactcacctccatctCTGCTAGGTGTTCCTCCATCTGACGGGAAAAAAATACTCTGTTTAAAACACCCCCACCCTCTCTCACTTTCACCGTGAATCCCAAGCCCCAGCTAGTTCTCATTTCTGCCCAGTCACCCCAATAACTAACCCTCAACCTGAGGGCCATGCACTGGcatccctgccctgccctgttgCCCTGTGGTCTGGACGCCGCCCTCAGCATCCCTGGGCCTCCGTATCTCCTCCCTGTACACTCACCTGCCACACAGGTGTGCGTTTGTCCAGTGTAAGGACTGGGCGCCGGGCTGTGACCCTCATCATCACCGTGACTGTGaacccaccccacctccctcacACTGGGGAGGGTCGGGGGTGGGGCACAGTGACCCACCTGTGCTCCTTCTGGTTCATTTTCCATTATATCGAAAAATTCATCTACAAGATTGTGCTGTGAACAGAGATGGACTTGAGTAAAAGAAGCTCAGTTCTTCTCCCTGCTGGGTCCCACGTGGGCCAGAACGTTCTCAGCTTCACCCAgcagaacccaggcctcccgaaCCCCAGCTATACGTGGAAATGAGCTTCTTACCGATAACACCCTGAAAGAAGCCAGGACACGTGGGTCTCTCTGTGGAGGTAACAGTGAAATTCAGGCTTCTGACCTTGTAACCACCAAGAcctgttttacacacacacacacacactcacccaagGAGGACAGTTGCCCTGGAGTAGGCGGGTCAACCTGGTTCCCAGATGCCTAGCCCTCCATGGTCCTGCTGAGAGCTGACCAGGGAGGAACTGGTGCTGTCCTCTCCTGTCTGAGGTGCTGAGGATGACAGTGGCCAGTCTTCCCAACCTCTGACCCTGCagaccccccgcccccagccccttcccctccagACAATTGATGACCCATGGAGGTGGGAGGTGCCCCACCGACCCCTAGGGATACTCGGGAATCTGGCGCTGTCCCCACTGCCCTCCTGGCCCTGGGTAGTCAGTGCGGCTCACAGCATGAGCAGGGCTCCCGTCTGCACACCCTTGTCTGGGGGCCCCATCCTGTCAGCCCAGCAT
Encoded proteins:
- the LOC102396479 gene encoding uncharacterized protein LOC102396479, whose amino-acid sequence is MENEPEGAQMEEHLAEMEEKLIKGTFKVMEDHIQENLPESLQESSPLLQEAWQEVRCRIQRCSVSTSLEVQNPEESIWARALRQFLGILQSFLSGCWDVLTWLWEKAAACLQAVCGAVEALWEVLTDFCSFVGQLLCRSLIQV